DNA sequence from the Hippopotamus amphibius kiboko isolate mHipAmp2 chromosome 1, mHipAmp2.hap2, whole genome shotgun sequence genome:
CCCTTCTTGAGATTACTTAGTGAGGCTGTTTCTAGCAAGTCCGGGAGCAATTGAGGCTGGGGGACCGTGGGCGAGAGAAGGGCGGGACCGCCGGGTCACCGCCCAGCCTCGGCCCCGCCCCCaagccccggccccgcccgcaaCCCCGCCCCCGGCCCAGGCGCGCTCTGCCGGCCCCTGTTTCCCGGCGGGCCTACAGTGGCGGACCGACAAGATGGCGGTCCCGGCAGCCCCGTGGAGGCGGCCGCGGCTCGGTCTCGGGCTGTAGGGCGAGGCTGGGGTCTGGAAGCAGGCCTCGCCAAGGTGACAGGAGGTCGGGGCGGCGCCGCCGGGCCTCGTGGGGTGCCAGGCCTCGTCGCTGCCGTCCCCGTGCCCCGCCGCTTCCCCATCCCTGCCCAGGGGTGGAACCGGAGAAGGTCAGGTcctccgccccgccccgtccGTCCTCGCCGCAGGGCGGACGCTGTGCAGTGGGTGGCTCACTGTTAAATTGACTTCACCCACGTGCAGCCTCCATGGCCGCCTCGCAGGTTCCGGGGGAGAAGATTAACATCCAGGCAGGAGAGATGGCCAAGGTCGGGGACAGGGACCTACTGGGGAACGGCTGTCCGGAGCAGGACAGACCCCCGCAGCGCTCGTGGAGGCAGAAGTGCGCCTCCTATGTTCTGGCCCTGCGGCCCTGGAGCTTCAGTGCCTCACTCACCCCGGTTGCCCTGGGCAGTGCCCTGGCCTACAGATCCCAGGGCGTCCTAGATCTCAGGCTGTTGGTGGGCTGTGCCGTAACTGTCCTCGCTGTGCACGGGGCTGGCAATTTGGTCAACACTTACTACGACTTTTCCAAGGGCATTGACCACAAAAAGAGTGATGACAGGACCCTGGTGGACCGTATCTTGGAGCCCCAGGATGTCGTCCGGTTTGGAGTCTTCCTCTACACCTTGGGCTGTGTCTGTGCCGCTTGCCTGTACTACCTGTCCCCTCTGAAACTGGAGCACTTAGCTCTCATCTACTTCGGAGGCCTGTCTGGCTCCTTTCTCTACACAGGAGGTAAGAATTTGTCTGTTTGCTGTACTGCAGGTCTTAGTTGCATGTACTGGAAACTGCGGTTTGCATAGGACTTATGGGACTAGCAGAGAGGTGTCaaaggttcttttcttttttatggccgcaCCGCGGGGCATGTGGaactttcccgaccagggatgcaACCCACGCCCCCTGGAAGTGGAAGCacgtagtcttaaccactggacccccagggaagtcctcaaaggTTATTATTTGAATTAGGCCATTTTTTTGTGAAATCTATAATGTTTGGGTCGTGTGGATTTGGGAGATAACGTTCCTGGCTTGGTTTATGAATGTTAGGAATAACATATGTGGAAATTTTTTGTGTCTAGTTTCTATTAGTTTGTCATACCTTATAATGCCACAGTTTCAAATTTTAGTGTAATTAAATTGGAAAAGCTCAAATTGTACACCTAATTACTTTCAGCTAGTTTGCTAGGTGACCCCTTGCAACAGGCTGTTGAAGGTGGTGATGGGCAGGTGGTTAAGCCCtagttattgagcacctgttatgtgccaggctctgttctactGTGAACACAGCAGCTAAGTTCCTGCCCTTGTGGAAGtgattttgaatatatcatgagAAGAGACggagaataaaaatagtaaattgtGGTTTGGATGACCAACATCCTGGTTTGCTCAGCACTGAGTGCTCCCAAGATGTGGAGCTTTTGGAAACCGGGAGAGTTCCTGGTAAACCAGGATGAACTTGTACCTTGGTTACAGTACGTGAAAAGATGATAAGTGCTAAAGGGAAAAGAGTAAGTGGAGCAAGGAAGGAGGACACAGCTGACTATTTTAACTGGCTTGATCAGGGTAGGCctcataaaaaaaaagtaacgtgAGTAAAGATTGTAACAGGTGACAGGTGAGGGAGTTGGCTGAGCAGATATCTGGAGGAAGAGTATCTTGGAACAGCAATTGCCAAAGGCCTTAAGGCAGGAGTGTCCCTGGAAAGTTGGAGGAACAGCATGGAGTCTAGAGTGTGAATGAGGGAGAGAGTAAAAGGAGGTAAAGTAAGAGAAGTGTgttgggaggagggggcagggtggcACAAAGATGATGTAGGCCTTAGTGTTTTAAAGGAATCACTCTGGCTAAGGTACTGAGAGGGGCAAGGGGAGAAGCAGGAACACCCAGGAGGAGGCTGTTGAGTAAACCAGGCAAGAGATGTCTGGTGGCTTGAATCAAGGTGGGAGGAGTGGAGAGGGAAGTAGTCAGgttctgaatttattttgaaggtagaCAGGGTGTGCTGATAGATGGGATGTGAGGCAGGAGAGAAACAGACGAATTAAACATGATTCTAAGGTTTTGACCTGAGTAACAGGAATAGTGGAGTTAATgttgagtgagagagagaaagtcgAAGATAGGTTTGTGGAGAGAAAATTGAGGAATTGACTTTGGACATCTTAATGTGGACATCTTAATGTGTTAGATCTCCGTGTGGGGGTGTCATATTGATAGTTGGATATGAGTCTGAGTTCAGAGGAGAGGTCTGAGCTGGAGATAGAGACATTTGAGAGTCTTGCACTAAGTTAAAGTTGTATGACCGGGTGAGATCCCGGAGAAGGGGGTGTTGGTAGATGCCAGGGTGAGCCCCGGGGCACTCCAACAttaagaggtggggagaggagaaggaaggcaaAGGGAACTGAAATGGAGCatctggaggagaaagaagaaaagcaagagacCGTGGTGTCCTGACAGCCAGTGGTAGAAAGTTCAGTGAGGGAAATCAGCAGGGTGCTGAAATAGAATGCATGTATCAGGTGGTGGTGGAAGGAAGAGGCCCTCTCTGTGAAGGTGACGCTTAAACTAAGACTTGACCAAGAAGGAGCCAGCCATGGGCAGAATTGGGGTCTGATTCAGGTCCTTCCGGGCTGAAGGAACAGCAAATGCGAATGTCCTGGAGTAGGGGGAGGCTTGGCATCTTTTAGGATCTGCTGAAAGGCCAACGTGATCAAGAGGAAGACTGAGATGCAGCTGTcaagggaggcaggggctggatcATGCTGGTCTCCTGAGGCCTCAGTTTCTGCTGCTTCCTCCTCACTCCCAAGCCTAGTCCTTGGACCTCTTTTCTCTAGCTCTGTTTACTCCCTTGGGGATTTTAGTCAGTCTCACGGCTTCTGTTGCCATCTGTTAAGCTGGTGACTCTCAAATTTCTACCTCCAGATCAGAGCTCTCCACTAAACTCCAAACACAGATCCAACTTCTTACTCAGTAACTTCTCTGAGAGGTTACAGGCATCTCAGGCTTGACATGTCTGAGACCAAATTCCTGATCTTCTCTTCAAAGAAACCTGCTCTACCGTCAGCTTTCCCCATCTAACTCGATGGCAACTCCATCCCTCTCGTTCTTCAGGCTGAAAATCCTGGGCATCATCCTTGACTCTCCTTTCTCACATCTCGCGTCCAGACTATCAGCAAGTCCCGTTGACTCCACTTGTAAACTGTGTGTGGGACTGGACCACTTCTCATCACCTCCCACCACTACACTGTCATCCCCCTTGATTAGTGCGGCTGATTCTTTACCCGTCTCTGTGCATCCACCCTGGTCCCTTTCAGGGTGCTCCTAGAACAGCAGCCAGTGGCACCTTGCAGCTATGTCAGTCGTGTGCTCAAAACTCTCCAGTGGCTCCCAACTAGTTAGAGTAAAGGCCAGGGTCTTTGCAATGACCCCCAGGGCCTGACATTATctgctcacccccacctccccaagctCGCTGACTTGCCCTCCTCCTCACActctccagccacactgccctCCTCGCTGTTTCTGGAATGCGCCAGGCTTACTCCTGCCTCAGGTCCTTTGCAGATGCTGTTTCCTCTGTTTAG
Encoded proteins:
- the UBIAD1 gene encoding ubiA prenyltransferase domain-containing protein 1 → MAASQVPGEKINIQAGEMAKVGDRDLLGNGCPEQDRPPQRSWRQKCASYVLALRPWSFSASLTPVALGSALAYRSQGVLDLRLLVGCAVTVLAVHGAGNLVNTYYDFSKGIDHKKSDDRTLVDRILEPQDVVRFGVFLYTLGCVCAACLYYLSPLKLEHLALIYFGGLSGSFLYTGGIGFKYLALGDLIILITFGPLAVVFAYAVQVGSLAVFPLVYAVPLALSTEAILHSNNTRDMESDRAAGIVTLAILIGPTLSYVLYNTLLFLPYLIFSILAVHCSISLALPLLTIPMAFSLERQFRGQTFNKLPQRTAKLNLLLGLFYVFGIILAPAGSLPKV